A genomic stretch from Chitinophaga agri includes:
- a CDS encoding rod shape-determining protein codes for MGFFNFLTQEIAIDLGTANTLIIHNDQVVVDEPSIVAIERASGKIVAVGKKAMMMHEKTHEYLRTIRPLKDGVIADFNAAEGMLREMIKLVYPKKPLFSPSWRMVICIPSSITEVEKRAVRDSAEQAGAKEVFLIHEPMAAALGIGIDVEEPVGNMIIDIGGGTTGISVIALAGIVCDQSIRIAGDEFTADIMEALRRYHSLLIGERTAEQIKIQIGSALKELDNPPDDVAVNGRDLVTGIPKQIMVSYQEVAEALDKSIFKIEEAILKALETTPPELAADIYRRGLYLTGGGALLRGLDKRLTQKIKLPVHVADDPLRAVVRGTGIALKHVGKYPFLMQ; via the coding sequence ATGGGGTTCTTTAATTTTTTAACACAGGAAATAGCGATTGACTTAGGTACAGCTAACACGCTGATCATTCACAATGACCAGGTGGTGGTGGATGAACCTTCCATTGTTGCTATAGAGCGCGCAAGCGGTAAAATCGTGGCGGTAGGAAAGAAGGCCATGATGATGCACGAGAAGACACACGAGTACCTGCGTACGATCCGTCCGTTGAAAGATGGTGTGATAGCCGACTTTAACGCGGCAGAAGGTATGTTGCGTGAGATGATCAAACTGGTGTATCCCAAAAAGCCCTTATTCTCCCCAAGCTGGCGTATGGTTATCTGCATACCCTCCAGCATTACAGAAGTAGAAAAACGCGCCGTACGCGACTCTGCTGAACAGGCAGGCGCGAAGGAAGTGTTCCTCATACATGAACCAATGGCCGCTGCATTAGGTATCGGCATAGACGTGGAAGAACCCGTTGGTAACATGATCATTGATATCGGAGGTGGTACCACCGGTATCTCCGTAATAGCCCTCGCAGGTATCGTTTGTGACCAGAGTATCCGTATCGCCGGTGATGAATTTACCGCTGATATCATGGAAGCCCTGCGTCGTTATCATAGCCTGTTGATCGGCGAAAGGACCGCTGAACAGATCAAGATCCAGATCGGTTCCGCCCTGAAAGAACTGGATAACCCACCAGATGACGTGGCTGTAAACGGTCGTGACCTGGTAACCGGTATTCCTAAACAAATCATGGTGTCTTACCAGGAAGTAGCCGAAGCGCTTGATAAATCTATCTTCAAGATCGAAGAAGCTATCCTGAAAGCACTCGAAACCACTCCTCCGGAGCTGGCTGCAGATATCTACCGCAGGGGTCTTTACCTGACTGGTGGTGGTGCATTGCTCCGCGGACTGGACAAACGTCTCACTCAGAAGATTAAATTACCTGTTCACGTAGCGGACGATCCGTTACGTGCGGTAGTAAGAGGTACCGGAATCGCACTGAAACACGTAGGTAAGTATCCGTTCCTTATGCAATAA
- the purD gene encoding phosphoribosylamine--glycine ligase: MKILLLGSGGREHALAWKMAQSTYCEQLFIAPGNAGTAQYGQNLDIAVSDFEKIKSFCVENAISLVVPGSEEPLVKGIYDYFQQDAALQHIPVMGPSALGAQLEGSKAFAKQFMQRHNIPTAAYREFSEENYEEGVAYLRSHTLPIVLKADGLAAGKGVVILNDREEAVVEFSQMIKDAKFGDASKTVVVEQFLTGIELSVFVLTDGHSYKILPTAKDYKRIGEGDTGLNTGGMGAVSPVPFADQAFMALVEDRVIRPTVSGLEKENIVYNGFIFFGLINVNGEPFVIEYNCRMGDPETEVVIPRLQNDLLELFKAVQEGQLSSQTIYEDARVATTVMLVAKGYPEAYEKGKVISNIPAPTQDQLVFQAGTKAAGGEILTNGGRVLTVTSLATDLGIALTHSRQTAEIIDFEGKYYRRDIGYEFV; this comes from the coding sequence ATGAAGATATTACTATTAGGAAGCGGCGGTCGTGAGCACGCCCTCGCATGGAAAATGGCACAGAGCACTTATTGTGAACAGTTGTTTATTGCTCCTGGGAATGCGGGTACTGCCCAATACGGACAGAACCTTGATATCGCTGTTTCTGATTTTGAGAAAATAAAGAGTTTCTGTGTAGAGAATGCGATCTCTCTGGTAGTGCCGGGTTCTGAAGAACCGCTGGTAAAAGGAATTTACGATTACTTTCAGCAGGATGCCGCTTTACAGCATATTCCGGTAATGGGCCCATCTGCCCTGGGAGCACAGCTGGAGGGCAGTAAAGCGTTTGCCAAGCAGTTTATGCAGCGTCATAATATTCCTACTGCCGCTTATCGCGAGTTCAGTGAGGAAAATTATGAAGAAGGCGTGGCATATCTGCGTAGTCATACCCTGCCGATCGTACTGAAGGCCGATGGACTGGCAGCAGGTAAAGGGGTTGTGATCCTGAATGATCGGGAAGAAGCTGTGGTGGAGTTCTCACAGATGATAAAAGATGCGAAGTTTGGTGATGCTAGTAAGACAGTAGTTGTAGAGCAGTTCCTGACAGGAATTGAGCTGTCGGTATTTGTACTGACAGATGGTCATTCCTACAAGATCCTGCCTACAGCAAAAGACTATAAACGGATCGGAGAAGGAGACACTGGTCTGAACACCGGTGGTATGGGTGCCGTTTCCCCTGTGCCGTTTGCTGACCAGGCATTCATGGCATTGGTGGAAGACCGCGTTATCCGTCCGACAGTGTCCGGACTGGAAAAAGAGAACATCGTTTATAACGGGTTCATCTTTTTTGGCTTGATTAATGTGAATGGAGAACCGTTCGTGATTGAATACAACTGCCGTATGGGCGATCCGGAAACAGAGGTGGTGATACCACGTTTGCAGAACGATCTGCTGGAACTGTTCAAAGCAGTACAGGAAGGGCAGCTTTCATCACAAACGATCTACGAGGATGCCCGTGTGGCAACCACCGTTATGCTGGTAGCAAAAGGCTATCCGGAGGCATACGAAAAAGGAAAGGTGATCAGCAATATACCGGCACCTACGCAGGACCAGTTGGTATTTCAGGCAGGAACAAAAGCCGCGGGAGGGGAAATCCTTACGAATGGTGGTCGTGTACTGACTGTAACTTCCCTTGCAACTGATCTGGGCATTGCGTTGACGCACAGCCGGCAGACTGCTGAAATTATTGACTTTGAAGGCAAATATTACAGGAGGGATATTGGTTACGAGTTCGTGTAG
- a CDS encoding peptide MFS transporter, which translates to MTQSAVEQPVISPSSKGKGHHKGLYVLFFTEMWERFGYYLMIGIFFLYLVDPATNGGKGLDTTKAADLVGSYIALVYLSPFLGGLMADRYLGYRRAVILGGVLLAAGYFSLAVPGDMAMYVGLGLIIIGNGFFKPNIGTILGNIYNREDLRAKKDVAYNIFYMGVNIGAFICNFVAAYLRNHYGWGHAFAAAGVGMLIGLIIFATNQKVIASGDVRKEPSPDDMPMAKIVSLVFLPAIIAATLGYFMNDILGHTLFHTRSNDAFMFACVPIIIFYIRLYTTSQKREDKRGLGALLAFFAVAIVFWVIYNQNSTGLTIWADQYTDRSMSAGVEEAAKPLGMLQTVTTDPHAVTQVDEHFRAVTDASGKVVETQGPDLYFQNVPKDQWPKDGKMRLISTEIFQSINPFFIVAFSLMVVGLFGWLAKRGKEPTTPVKVAMGIFLAGASSLLMVVAASMTNVYLDKTSMGWLFGTYAVFTVGEILVSPIGLSMVSKLSPPRVTALMMGGWYLVNAIAGKVAGLMATFWDEFIDKKLYFLILVVSAAVAGVVMLMISKWIASVVKEKTGSY; encoded by the coding sequence ATGACTCAATCTGCTGTTGAGCAGCCTGTAATCTCGCCCTCTTCTAAAGGAAAAGGGCACCACAAAGGATTATATGTACTCTTTTTTACAGAAATGTGGGAACGCTTCGGTTATTACCTGATGATCGGTATCTTCTTTCTTTACCTCGTAGACCCTGCGACTAATGGTGGTAAAGGACTAGACACGACCAAAGCGGCTGACCTCGTTGGCTCCTACATCGCATTAGTTTACCTTTCTCCATTCCTTGGCGGCCTTATGGCTGACAGGTATCTTGGCTACCGCCGCGCCGTTATACTCGGTGGTGTGCTGCTGGCGGCTGGTTATTTCAGTCTGGCCGTTCCCGGCGACATGGCCATGTATGTCGGCCTGGGCCTGATCATTATTGGTAACGGTTTTTTCAAACCGAATATCGGTACGATCCTCGGAAACATCTACAACAGGGAAGACCTACGCGCCAAAAAAGATGTTGCATATAACATTTTTTACATGGGTGTAAATATCGGCGCCTTCATCTGCAACTTCGTAGCCGCTTATCTTCGTAACCATTATGGATGGGGACACGCATTTGCTGCTGCCGGTGTAGGTATGCTGATCGGTCTGATCATCTTCGCGACCAACCAGAAAGTGATTGCTTCAGGCGATGTAAGAAAAGAGCCTTCTCCGGACGACATGCCAATGGCTAAGATTGTATCCCTGGTATTCCTGCCTGCCATCATCGCTGCTACGCTCGGCTATTTTATGAACGATATCCTGGGACATACCCTGTTCCACACCCGTTCAAATGACGCCTTCATGTTTGCCTGCGTACCGATCATTATCTTCTATATCCGCTTATATACTACCTCTCAGAAACGTGAAGACAAACGCGGACTGGGTGCCCTGCTGGCATTCTTCGCCGTGGCGATCGTATTCTGGGTGATCTACAACCAGAACAGTACAGGTCTGACCATCTGGGCTGACCAGTATACCGACCGCTCTATGTCCGCTGGTGTCGAAGAAGCTGCCAAACCACTGGGTATGCTGCAGACGGTGACTACCGATCCTCACGCTGTGACACAGGTTGACGAACACTTCCGTGCTGTAACAGATGCTTCCGGTAAGGTAGTTGAAACACAGGGCCCGGACCTGTATTTCCAGAACGTTCCCAAAGATCAGTGGCCTAAAGACGGTAAAATGAGACTGATCTCCACCGAGATCTTCCAGTCTATCAATCCGTTCTTCATTGTGGCATTCAGTCTCATGGTTGTTGGTTTATTCGGATGGCTGGCTAAACGAGGCAAGGAACCAACCACGCCTGTGAAAGTGGCCATGGGTATATTCCTGGCGGGTGCATCTTCGCTGCTGATGGTGGTAGCTGCGTCCATGACCAACGTTTATCTTGACAAAACCTCTATGGGATGGCTCTTCGGAACCTATGCCGTGTTTACGGTAGGTGAGATCCTGGTAAGTCCTATCGGTCTGTCCATGGTATCTAAGCTCTCTCCGCCACGTGTAACAGCGCTTATGATGGGTGGCTGGTACCTGGTAAATGCGATCGCAGGTAAAGTAGCCGGTCTGATGGCCACCTTCTGGGATGAGTTCATCGACAAGAAACTGTACTTCCTGATCCTCGTGGTATCCGCTGCTGTTGCTGGCGTCGTGATGCTGATGATCAGTAAATGGATCGCCTCCGTAGTGAAAGAGAAAACCGGATCCTACTAA
- a CDS encoding OPT family oligopeptide transporter codes for MADKFKPFVSPEVHMKEFTLKSIILGCIFGIIFGAATVYLALKAGLTVSASIPIAVIAITLGRKFFKTTILENNIIQTTGSAGESIAAGVVFTLPGFLFLTDGGGEEFFNYMTILILAIFGGILGTLMMIPLRKSLIVKEHETLPYPEGTACGEVLIAGEKGGDFAKTAFLGLGFAAVYAVFQKIFHVVAEAPYFVTQQVNKYFPSARVGGEITPEYMGVGYIIGPRIAGVLVAGGVLSWLVLIPLLASLLPADMIATQLVKLGYLANLQTEGGGAGWDPALHTFKDYPKAVYLAYVRQIGAGAVAAGGFITLIKTIPTIISSFKGSIGSLKKDEQDTTSGKGAVPRTERDLNIKIVLFGSIALILLMAFLPQLPGDSIVNKLLVGVLVVIFGAFFVTVSSRIVGLIGSSNNPISGMTIATLMGTCLVFISVGWSGKAYEPMALVVGGMICIAAANAGGTSQDLKSGYIVGATPMYQQISLFIGAIVSSIVIGLTVKFLDKPTAAMIAKGVTKHAIGSEFYPAPQGTLMATLDKGILSYNLDWQFVLVGVFLAITMELCGIKALSFAVGAYLPLSTTLPIFIGGAIRGIVDRKRKKDNAQLSAEEEELGKGNLFATGLVAGGAVSGVIIAILAGFDGSAKALEAINMEGTLTNVLGHGGYFLLGTLAFAGMGTYLYRIAIKK; via the coding sequence ATGGCAGATAAATTCAAGCCTTTCGTATCGCCGGAAGTGCATATGAAAGAGTTTACGCTCAAGTCCATTATACTGGGCTGTATTTTTGGGATCATCTTCGGAGCCGCAACTGTATACCTCGCATTAAAAGCAGGTTTGACTGTTTCTGCCTCTATTCCTATCGCCGTGATCGCTATCACCCTGGGTCGTAAGTTCTTCAAAACGACCATTCTTGAAAACAACATTATCCAGACCACGGGTTCTGCAGGTGAGTCTATTGCTGCTGGTGTAGTATTTACCCTGCCAGGTTTCCTGTTCCTGACAGATGGTGGTGGTGAGGAGTTCTTTAATTACATGACGATCCTGATCCTCGCCATCTTTGGTGGTATCCTGGGTACGCTTATGATGATCCCACTGCGCAAGTCATTGATCGTAAAAGAGCATGAAACACTACCTTATCCGGAAGGTACTGCCTGTGGTGAGGTACTGATCGCTGGCGAGAAAGGCGGTGATTTTGCTAAGACGGCCTTTCTGGGTCTGGGATTTGCTGCGGTTTATGCTGTCTTTCAGAAGATATTTCATGTGGTGGCTGAAGCGCCTTATTTCGTCACTCAACAAGTCAATAAATACTTCCCTTCTGCACGTGTAGGTGGTGAAATTACACCGGAATACATGGGTGTCGGCTATATTATCGGCCCACGCATCGCTGGTGTACTGGTAGCTGGCGGCGTGCTATCCTGGCTGGTACTAATCCCTTTACTGGCTTCTCTGCTACCGGCTGATATGATTGCTACCCAACTTGTTAAACTAGGCTATCTCGCGAATCTTCAAACTGAAGGTGGTGGTGCGGGATGGGATCCGGCTTTACATACCTTCAAAGATTATCCAAAGGCCGTTTATCTGGCATATGTACGTCAAATCGGTGCTGGCGCGGTAGCGGCGGGTGGTTTTATTACGCTGATTAAAACAATCCCTACCATCATTTCCTCTTTCAAAGGCAGCATCGGCTCCCTGAAAAAAGATGAACAGGATACGACCAGCGGAAAAGGAGCTGTGCCACGTACTGAAAGAGACCTGAACATAAAGATCGTATTATTCGGTAGCATCGCCCTGATCCTATTGATGGCATTTCTGCCTCAGTTACCTGGCGACTCTATCGTAAATAAATTGTTGGTAGGTGTTCTGGTAGTTATATTCGGCGCCTTCTTCGTAACTGTATCCAGCCGGATCGTTGGTCTGATCGGTTCTTCAAATAACCCTATCTCTGGAATGACAATCGCTACTTTGATGGGTACCTGCCTCGTATTCATTTCTGTTGGATGGAGTGGGAAAGCATATGAGCCTATGGCGCTGGTAGTAGGTGGTATGATCTGTATTGCTGCTGCGAATGCTGGTGGTACCTCACAAGACCTGAAATCTGGTTATATAGTGGGTGCAACACCTATGTATCAGCAGATATCCCTGTTCATAGGTGCGATCGTTTCCTCTATCGTGATCGGGCTGACCGTGAAATTCCTGGATAAACCAACTGCTGCAATGATTGCAAAAGGTGTAACTAAACATGCCATTGGTAGTGAATTCTATCCGGCTCCGCAGGGTACACTGATGGCAACCCTCGATAAAGGTATTCTGTCTTACAACCTGGATTGGCAGTTCGTACTGGTAGGGGTGTTTCTGGCTATCACCATGGAACTCTGCGGTATCAAAGCCCTCTCCTTCGCTGTAGGAGCCTATCTGCCACTGTCTACCACCCTCCCGATCTTCATTGGTGGTGCCATTCGTGGTATAGTTGATAGAAAACGTAAAAAGGATAATGCACAATTATCCGCAGAGGAAGAAGAGCTTGGTAAAGGTAATTTGTTTGCCACTGGACTTGTAGCCGGTGGAGCAGTTTCCGGAGTTATTATAGCCATACTTGCGGGATTTGACGGTTCCGCCAAAGCATTGGAAGCTATCAATATGGAAGGTACTTTAACCAATGTACTGGGCCATGGCGGATACTTCCTTTTAGGTACGCTGGCGTTTGCGGGTATGGGTACTTACCTGTACCGTATCGCGATCAAAAAATAA
- a CDS encoding DUF1501 domain-containing protein produces the protein MEILNRRRFLQVGSLASASLMMPRFLKALERDNMVPPGNKVLVVVQLSGGNDGLNTVIPYRNDIYYKLRPTLGISREQALSLTDETGLHPALQGMKALYDEGSLALLNNVGYPNPDRSHFRSMDIWQSASSSAENWTDGWIGRFLDAQCKGCDKPVQALEIDDTLSLAMKGDVQKGLAFKDPDKLQAAANDRMFRELLNKHSGGHTVTDDHQPVDYLYKTMGATMSSAEYIKGQFRAYKTKELFPATELGKNMQTIARLIMSDISTKVYYVSHGAFDTHVNQLASQQTQLKRLDEAITALTKELKNNHRFQDVVIVTFSEFGRRVEQNAGGGTDHGTANNMFIIGGGLKQRGLLNEGPDLANLKDGDLQYTVDFKSVYATLLKKWLAADDAAILKQQYPHLSFV, from the coding sequence ATGGAGATCTTAAACAGAAGACGTTTTTTACAGGTAGGATCATTGGCCTCTGCTTCCCTGATGATGCCCAGGTTCCTCAAGGCATTGGAAAGAGATAATATGGTGCCTCCAGGAAACAAGGTACTGGTAGTGGTACAATTGTCGGGCGGCAATGATGGATTGAATACGGTCATTCCTTACCGGAATGATATTTACTACAAACTACGTCCTACGCTGGGTATTTCCCGGGAGCAGGCCTTATCACTCACAGATGAAACAGGCTTACATCCTGCGTTACAGGGTATGAAGGCATTGTATGACGAAGGATCGCTGGCATTGCTGAACAATGTAGGATATCCTAATCCTGATCGCTCACATTTCCGGTCAATGGATATCTGGCAGTCCGCAAGTTCATCTGCGGAGAACTGGACAGATGGCTGGATCGGTCGTTTTCTTGATGCACAGTGTAAAGGATGTGATAAGCCGGTACAGGCACTGGAAATAGACGATACGTTAAGTCTGGCGATGAAGGGTGATGTGCAGAAAGGACTGGCCTTTAAGGATCCTGATAAACTGCAGGCTGCGGCCAATGATCGTATGTTCAGAGAGCTGTTGAATAAGCACTCGGGTGGACATACAGTAACAGATGATCATCAACCAGTGGATTATCTGTATAAGACGATGGGCGCGACAATGTCTTCTGCTGAATATATTAAAGGTCAGTTCAGGGCATATAAAACGAAAGAGCTCTTCCCTGCTACGGAACTGGGTAAAAATATGCAGACGATTGCACGCCTGATCATGTCAGATATCAGTACCAAAGTATACTACGTCTCTCACGGTGCATTTGATACCCATGTGAATCAGCTGGCTTCACAGCAAACGCAGTTGAAACGACTGGATGAGGCAATTACGGCATTGACAAAGGAACTGAAGAATAATCACCGTTTTCAGGATGTGGTGATTGTAACCTTTTCTGAATTTGGTCGTCGTGTGGAGCAAAATGCCGGCGGTGGCACCGACCATGGCACCGCCAATAACATGTTCATCATTGGTGGAGGTCTTAAGCAACGGGGCCTGCTTAATGAAGGACCTGATCTGGCCAATCTGAAAGATGGAGACCTGCAGTATACCGTCGATTTCAAAAGTGTATATGCGACCTTGCTGAAGAAATGGCTTGCGGCAGATGATGCGGCCATTCTGAAGCAGCAATATCCTCACCTGTCGTTTGTTTAA
- a CDS encoding DUF1800 domain-containing protein translates to MAAIPEKLQMQHLAWRAGFGASPSIIEDWTHKKRSKVISRILTGPEKDAQTPLKVRDVSDLPDRNKSMSPEEKREVNRMNRQGIRELNLQWLNEMVQSEHPLREKMALFWHGHFACRTQNVLFNQQLLQVIRENALGNFAELLTAVSKSPAMLQFLNNQQNYKAHPNENFAREVMELFTMGRGHYTEMDIKEAARAFTGWGYEGDGSFVFRPKRHDNSDKTVLGKTGNFTGDDVLKILLERKETARYITGKIYRYFVDENPDEARINALADKFYTSGYDIDALMQHLFNADWFYDERLIGTRIKSPVELLVGLRKTVPVAFEKEEVLLSFQQVLGQVLFYPPNVAGWPGGRNWIDSSSLMYRMQLPKMIFYEEEFNITPKEITPEMGMGSYKVTMQLNESVRKQYAKKIKGVINWDALLKDYEKVPREKLADAIAGSLLQTNKHVSRQLLENYADASSRENYIKTIAIAVMSTPEYQLC, encoded by the coding sequence ATGGCCGCTATTCCTGAAAAACTGCAAATGCAACACCTGGCATGGAGAGCCGGTTTTGGTGCTTCCCCCTCCATCATAGAAGACTGGACCCATAAAAAACGTAGTAAGGTCATCAGCAGAATATTGACCGGGCCTGAGAAAGATGCGCAGACACCACTGAAGGTAAGGGACGTCTCGGATCTCCCTGATCGCAACAAATCAATGTCACCGGAAGAGAAGCGGGAAGTGAACAGGATGAACCGCCAGGGCATCAGGGAACTTAATCTGCAATGGTTAAACGAAATGGTGCAAAGCGAACATCCTCTCCGGGAGAAGATGGCGCTTTTCTGGCATGGCCACTTTGCGTGCCGTACGCAAAATGTGCTGTTCAATCAGCAGCTGTTGCAGGTTATAAGAGAGAATGCATTGGGCAATTTCGCCGAATTACTGACGGCTGTATCCAAGTCTCCAGCTATGTTACAGTTCCTGAACAATCAGCAGAACTACAAAGCGCATCCCAATGAGAACTTTGCCCGCGAAGTAATGGAACTGTTCACGATGGGTAGAGGACATTATACGGAAATGGATATTAAAGAAGCTGCCCGTGCCTTTACCGGCTGGGGATATGAAGGTGATGGCAGTTTTGTATTCAGGCCCAAACGACATGACAATAGCGATAAGACTGTGTTAGGGAAGACAGGCAACTTTACAGGCGATGATGTATTGAAGATATTACTTGAAAGAAAAGAAACAGCCAGATATATCACCGGGAAAATATACCGGTACTTTGTCGATGAAAATCCTGATGAAGCAAGAATAAATGCACTGGCAGATAAGTTCTATACCTCCGGATATGATATTGATGCATTAATGCAACACCTCTTCAATGCAGACTGGTTTTATGATGAGCGCCTTATTGGCACACGGATAAAATCACCGGTGGAACTACTTGTAGGTTTACGCAAGACAGTACCGGTAGCGTTTGAAAAAGAAGAGGTGCTATTATCTTTTCAACAGGTACTGGGGCAAGTGTTGTTTTATCCGCCCAATGTAGCCGGATGGCCAGGTGGACGCAACTGGATAGACAGCTCCAGTCTGATGTATCGTATGCAACTGCCTAAGATGATCTTTTATGAAGAAGAGTTTAACATCACGCCCAAAGAGATCACGCCTGAAATGGGCATGGGTAGTTATAAAGTGACGATGCAGCTGAATGAATCTGTCCGGAAACAATATGCAAAAAAGATCAAAGGGGTTATTAACTGGGATGCGTTGCTGAAAGATTATGAGAAGGTACCACGTGAGAAACTGGCAGATGCGATTGCAGGATCTTTACTGCAAACAAATAAGCATGTCAGCAGACAATTACTGGAGAACTATGCTGATGCCTCCTCCCGTGAAAATTATATTAAAACCATTGCGATTGCAGTCATGAGCACACCGGAATACCAGTTGTGCTAA
- a CDS encoding molybdopterin molybdotransferase MoeA, whose translation MLIDVTAAYAAVMSTVRDFGMEQLPFTAATGRILREPVLSDRDFPPYDRAMMDGIAIDYETYAKGQTVFGVEDMQAAGMPRKQLGNTANCMEVMTGAIMPEMTDTVIQYEHLTVSEHEGFRRFTINAAVAKGQHIHRQGTDAAAGQLVIPAGTWLTAAEIGVLASVGKTMVNVSRLPKVAVIATGDELVPVGDTPDIHQVRISNSYSLAAALKELGIEATCYHVEDNEAAIQALFTSLKTMDAWICTGAVSAGKYDYLPHVLEQMGMQQVFHKVQQRPGKPFLFGKFEEGPVVFALPGNPVSGFMCCYRYVLPWLRACMQYDAPPVPHAVLGADVNFASPLTYFMPVRLHPVAGGQLVALPPPYHGSGDLAALLQADGFLELPPEQRVFAKGSSYPVWRFRQ comes from the coding sequence ATGCTGATAGACGTAACAGCCGCATATGCTGCGGTAATGAGTACCGTTCGTGATTTCGGAATGGAACAATTGCCATTTACTGCTGCCACCGGACGTATCCTGCGGGAACCGGTATTATCTGACAGAGACTTTCCTCCCTATGACAGGGCCATGATGGATGGAATAGCCATAGACTATGAAACTTATGCCAAAGGTCAGACTGTCTTTGGTGTGGAAGATATGCAGGCAGCCGGTATGCCCCGTAAACAACTGGGAAATACTGCGAATTGTATGGAAGTGATGACCGGAGCGATCATGCCGGAAATGACCGATACGGTGATACAGTATGAGCATCTGACAGTCTCAGAGCATGAAGGGTTCAGGCGCTTTACCATTAATGCCGCAGTAGCAAAAGGGCAGCATATTCACCGGCAGGGTACCGATGCGGCTGCAGGTCAGCTGGTTATTCCTGCAGGTACCTGGCTGACAGCGGCGGAGATTGGTGTGCTTGCATCGGTTGGTAAGACGATGGTTAATGTGAGCAGGTTGCCCAAAGTGGCAGTGATTGCTACTGGTGATGAACTGGTACCTGTAGGTGATACCCCGGATATCCATCAGGTAAGGATCTCCAACTCCTATAGCCTGGCCGCTGCCCTGAAAGAACTGGGTATAGAGGCTACCTGTTATCACGTGGAAGATAACGAGGCTGCTATACAGGCGTTATTTACTTCCTTAAAGACAATGGATGCCTGGATATGTACAGGAGCTGTATCCGCTGGAAAATACGATTATCTGCCACATGTACTGGAACAGATGGGTATGCAGCAGGTATTTCATAAAGTACAGCAACGTCCGGGCAAACCTTTTCTGTTCGGAAAGTTTGAAGAAGGGCCGGTAGTATTTGCGTTGCCGGGTAATCCTGTGTCGGGTTTTATGTGCTGCTACCGGTACGTGTTGCCATGGTTACGTGCCTGTATGCAGTATGACGCACCGCCTGTACCACATGCGGTATTAGGTGCCGATGTGAACTTCGCCTCTCCGCTGACCTATTTTATGCCGGTACGCCTGCACCCTGTGGCGGGTGGACAGTTAGTAGCCCTTCCCCCACCCTATCATGGTTCCGGTGATCTGGCTGCATTGCTGCAGGCGGATGGATTCCTGGAATTACCCCCAGAGCAGAGGGTATTTGCAAAGGGGAGCAGTTATCCGGTATGGCGATTCCGTCAGTAA
- the moaC gene encoding cyclic pyranopterin monophosphate synthase MoaC: MSNDSSQQEFSHLNAADQPTMVDVSGKSATVRVAVAESRVFLPEIVRQQFSGTDIQTKKGAVFQTAILAGIMGAKRTPELIPLCHTLLLDGCQVDITLENEEAVIRCTVKTTGKTGVEMEALTGASVAALTIYDMCKAFTHEMVIQGTRLISKTGGKRDF; encoded by the coding sequence ATGAGCAATGATTCAAGTCAACAGGAATTTTCGCATCTCAACGCAGCAGATCAACCAACCATGGTAGATGTGAGCGGGAAGTCAGCAACCGTGCGTGTGGCAGTAGCGGAAAGCAGGGTATTTCTACCGGAAATCGTCAGGCAGCAGTTCAGCGGAACGGATATTCAGACAAAGAAAGGGGCCGTATTCCAGACCGCTATACTAGCGGGCATCATGGGTGCAAAAAGAACACCGGAGCTGATCCCGCTATGTCATACATTGCTGCTGGACGGTTGTCAGGTGGATATTACGCTTGAAAATGAGGAAGCCGTGATACGCTGTACTGTGAAGACCACCGGAAAGACAGGCGTGGAAATGGAAGCGCTGACAGGTGCCAGTGTAGCAGCATTAACCATTTATGATATGTGTAAAGCATTCACACATGAGATGGTGATACAGGGAACACGACTGATCAGTAAAACAGGCGGCAAACGCGATTTTTAA